In Gopherus flavomarginatus isolate rGopFla2 chromosome 1, rGopFla2.mat.asm, whole genome shotgun sequence, a single genomic region encodes these proteins:
- the LOC127043343 gene encoding LOW QUALITY PROTEIN: uncharacterized protein LOC127043343 (The sequence of the model RefSeq protein was modified relative to this genomic sequence to represent the inferred CDS: inserted 2 bases in 1 codon): MADKKKRSGAQFRKRKADKQKEERKQEGSFLKYLHPLAKDEGSSMSKDQAEVEVEVGVSQAEEDFEEHNLNIEDESNETREDQNLEDCESENVTRLNLSFNDPATWAKCDDQVRQILVEHGPEQVQQFDFPKDSKQRKFSTIHYKCRLVNGEEMHRQWLQYSTSSDSVFCFCCKLFGSSTIGISSLSEKGSRDWKNMSAILSQHKKSSEHLTNVQTWKELELRLKYKRTIDEEHLRLIKQEEKYWLQILKRLTALVRVLGVQNLAFWGTHEKLHTSGNENFLKFVEYLSLFDPLMDEHLRRFKDQQMHVHYLGKDIQNELIQLLSNAIKQKILASARAGKYFSIILDCAPDAGHVEQMTMIIRFVDRPTSETENETESVCIKEHFLGFVSLTETTEAGMTETILHQLEEMSLPIENLRGQGYENGSNMKGKENGLGDIYVALVNIYEDTTLRGSSGNTSRVDAKALTKVISSFKFLVSLVLWYDILFEINITSKQPQAKEFDICDAINQLGETKKFLVGCRSDAAFEKTLVDAGELAEELEVLALFEPDPIRIRKKRKQFTYEADDEPIYDPKEKFKVNFYFAVIDTAIHSVEERFILMQQISSVFGFIYDVYSLQNNTXKQIMEHCL, encoded by the exons atggcagataaaaaaaaaaggtctggggcacaatttcgtaAGCGGAAGGCTGATaagcaaaaagaagaaagaaagcaagaaggTTCATTTCTGAAATATCTCCATCCACTGGCCAAAGATGAAGGTAGTTCAATGTCAAAGGATCAAgcagaggtggaggtggaggtgggagtTTCACAAGCTGAAGAAGACTTTGAAGAACATAATCTGAATATTGAAGACGAATCAAATGAGACACGCGAGGATCAAAATTTGGaagactgtgaaagtgaaaatgTCACTCGTTTGAATTTGAGCTTTAATGATCCTGCTACTTGGGCCAAATGTGATGATCAAGTCCGACAAATTCTGGTGGAACATGGGCCAGAACAAGTTCAGCAGTTCGATTTCCCCAAAGATAGTAAGCAAAGAAAATTCTCGACAATTCATTACAAATGTAGACTTGTTAATGGAGAAGAAATGCACCGTCAATGGCTGCAGTATTCCACATCAAGTGattctgtcttttgcttctgctgcAAGTTGTTTGGCAGTAGTACTATTGGCATATCATCTCTTTCTGAAAAAGGCTCAAGGGATTGGAAAAACATGTCTGCAATTCTTTCACAACACAAGAAAAGCAGTGAACATTTGACGAATGTTCAGACATGGAAAGAACTTGAACTGCGATTGAAATACAAGAGAACAATTGATGAAGAACATTTGCGCTTGATTAAGCAAGAAGAAAAGTATTGGCTGCAAATACTAAAACGTCTGACTGCTTTGGTCAGAGTTCTTGGTGTGCAAAACCTGGCCTTTTGGGGAACACATGAAAAACTGCACACTTCTGGTAATGAGAATTTCCTCAAATTTGTCGAATATCTATCTTTGTTTGACCCACTTATGGATGAGCATCTTCGAAGGTTTAAGGACCAGCAGATGCATGTACATTACCTAGGGAAAGACATACAGAATGAGCTTATTCAGCTTCTATCCAATGCCATCAAACAAAAAATCCTAGCATCTGCTCGTGctggaaaatacttttcaatcATTCTAGATTGTGCACCAGATGCAGGCCACGTTGAACAAATGACCATGATCATTCGGTTTGTGGATAGGCCTACTTCAGAGACTGAGAATGAGACTGAATCAGTATGCATAAAGGAACACTTCTTGGGATTTGTGTCGCTTACGGAGACAACTGAAGCTGGTATGACAGAAACTATTCTTCACCAGTTAGAAGAGATGTCACTGCCTATAGAAAACTTGCGCGGTCAAGGCTACGAAAATGGGAGCAatatgaaagggaaagaaaatggt CTTGGTGACATCTATGTTGCTCTGGTAAACATCTATGAAGACACTACTCTGagaggatcatctggcaatacatcacgagttgatgcaaaggctcttacaaaagtcatttctagtttcaagtttcttgtttctcttgttttgtggtatgatatattgtttgagatcaacataactagcaaacaacctcaggcaaaagaatttgatatatgtgatgccattaatcaacttggagaaaccaagaagtttcttgtgggctgcagaagtgacgcagcctttgagaaaacattggtagatgcaggtgaacttgcggaggagttggaagtactggcactttttgaaccagatccaatccgtattagaaagaagaggaagcagttcacatatgaagcagatgacgaacctatttatgatccgaaagaaaaattcaaagtgaacttttactttgcagtcat